Proteins from one Natronoarchaeum philippinense genomic window:
- a CDS encoding TetR/AcrR family transcriptional regulator translates to MTTGDEIVDATFTALYEHGYADLTMEAIGEEFDKSTSLIHYHFDSKADLLATCLETIHDEFLEDLEHDPETDPEQRLLRLAELVVGGTGDDGVDEFHTALLELRAQAPYDEALREQLARNDAVWREHIADIVRDGIEQGVFREVDPEHFAALFRSAIEGAQSHNVILGEDAPSEDAMAGIEELLVHELLVESERTEGADA, encoded by the coding sequence ATGACTACCGGAGACGAGATCGTCGACGCCACGTTCACGGCGTTGTACGAACACGGGTACGCCGACCTGACGATGGAGGCGATCGGCGAGGAGTTCGACAAGAGTACGTCGCTGATCCACTACCACTTCGACTCGAAGGCGGACCTACTGGCGACCTGTCTGGAGACGATCCACGATGAGTTCCTCGAGGACCTCGAACACGACCCCGAAACGGATCCCGAACAGCGCCTGCTTCGGCTGGCCGAACTGGTCGTCGGGGGCACCGGCGACGACGGCGTCGACGAGTTCCACACCGCCCTGCTGGAGTTGCGCGCGCAGGCGCCATACGACGAGGCGCTGCGCGAGCAACTGGCGCGCAACGACGCCGTCTGGCGCGAGCACATCGCCGACATCGTCCGGGACGGCATCGAACAGGGCGTCTTCCGCGAGGTCGACCCGGAGCACTTCGCCGCGCTGTTTCGCTCGGCCATCGAGGGCGCCCAGTCCCACAACGTGATCCTCGGCGAAGACGCCCCGAGCGAGGACGCGATGGCGGGCATCGAGGAGTTGCTGGTCCACGAGTTGCTGGTCGAGTCCGAGCGAACGGAGGGTGCCGACGCGTGA